The Phalacrocorax carbo chromosome 11, bPhaCar2.1, whole genome shotgun sequence genome includes a region encoding these proteins:
- the HPRT1 gene encoding hypoxanthine-guanine phosphoribosyltransferase has translation MATPSPCIVIGDDEQGYDLDLFCIPKHYADDLEKVYIPHGLIMDRTERLAREIMKGMGGHHIVALCVLKGGYKFFADLLDYIKALNRNSDKSIPMTVDFIRLKSYCNDQSTGDIKVIGGDDLSTLTGKNVLIVEDIIDTGKTMKTLLSLLKQYNPKMVKVASLLVKRTPRSVGYRPDFVGFEVPDKFVVGYALDYNEYFRDLNHICVISETGKQKYKA, from the exons ATGGCgacccccagcccctgcatcGTG attGGCGATGATGAACAAGGTTACGACCTGGACTTGTTCTGCATACCTAAACATTATGCAGACGATTTGGAAAAAGTCTATATTCCTCATGGGCTCATCATGGACAG GACGGAGAGACTGGCACGAGAAATTATGAAGGGCATGGGAGGACACCACATTGTAGCACTCTGTGTACTCAAGGGTGGCTATAAATTTTTTGCTGATTTATTAGACTACATCAAAGCACTGAACAGAAACAGTGACAAATCAATCCCCATGACTGTCGACTTCATTAGGTTGAAGAGTTATTGT AATGATCAGTCAACTGGAGATATAAAAGTCATTGGTGGGGATGACCTCTCAACCTTGACCGGAAAG AATGTTTTGATTGTAGAA gataTAATTGATACTGGTAAAACAATGAAAACGTTGCTGTCTCTACTTAAGCAGTACAATCCAAAGATGGTGAAAGTAGCCAG TTTATTGGTAAAAAGAACTCCTCGAAGTGTGGGATATCGGCCAGACT TTGTTGGATTTGAAGTTCCAGACAAGTTTGTTGTGGGATACGCCCTAGATTACAATGAATACTTTAGAGATTTGAAC catATCTGTGTAATCAGCGAGACGGGGAAGCAGAAGTACAAAGCATGA